The Roseicyclus marinus genome has a segment encoding these proteins:
- a CDS encoding reductive dehalogenase domain-containing protein, giving the protein MTTPADRTPAHLLETDRRAGFEVVAGAGRFSQMNDIFTRAFRDERVRTKDTDAFFASYRMEAAPRRGDGFTQKDFALRNAAWLISDIVSERSAAEGLREGFQAPIQADTPVAPERAELGSPEAEAAEIKAVAKLFGADLVGITHLDLRWHYAERPDVRTMEPVANDLPEGLTHVIVMGHAMDAGLVETYPSALAGAATGREYSHEAAIVMQVAAYIRNLGYQAVASMNDTALVIPYAIKAGLGEYGRNQMVLTPEFGPRVRFSKIFTDLPLAVDTPRKLGMAAYCEGCEICARACPVRALPFGAPDFGEEVTKGSPSTWRGVRKWSSDAEACFGYWAKLKTDCAICMRVCPFARPVRGLSARLWRGLAMGRFGPSGRRLARIWERRRGVARRAKPAEWWAGHRR; this is encoded by the coding sequence ATGACCACGCCTGCGGACCGCACGCCCGCGCATCTGCTGGAAACCGACCGAAGGGCCGGGTTCGAGGTGGTGGCGGGGGCTGGGCGGTTCAGCCAGATGAACGACATCTTCACCCGCGCCTTTCGCGACGAGAGGGTGCGGACGAAGGACACCGACGCCTTTTTCGCCAGCTACCGGATGGAGGCCGCGCCGCGCCGGGGCGACGGATTCACCCAAAAGGATTTCGCGTTGCGCAACGCGGCTTGGCTGATTTCGGACATCGTGTCGGAACGCTCGGCCGCCGAAGGGCTGCGCGAGGGGTTCCAGGCCCCGATCCAGGCCGATACGCCGGTTGCGCCGGAGCGGGCGGAATTGGGATCGCCCGAGGCGGAGGCCGCCGAGATCAAGGCCGTGGCAAAGCTGTTCGGGGCCGATCTGGTGGGGATCACCCATCTGGACCTGCGCTGGCATTATGCCGAGCGACCGGATGTGCGGACAATGGAGCCTGTCGCCAACGATCTGCCCGAGGGGCTGACCCATGTCATCGTGATGGGCCATGCGATGGATGCGGGATTGGTCGAGACCTATCCCAGTGCGCTGGCGGGGGCCGCGACGGGGCGGGAATACAGCCACGAGGCGGCCATCGTGATGCAGGTCGCGGCCTATATCCGCAACCTGGGCTATCAGGCGGTGGCCAGCATGAACGACACGGCGCTGGTCATCCCCTATGCGATCAAGGCGGGGCTGGGGGAATACGGGCGGAACCAGATGGTGCTGACCCCCGAATTCGGGCCGAGGGTGCGGTTTTCCAAGATCTTCACCGATCTGCCGCTGGCCGTGGACACCCCCCGCAAGCTGGGGATGGCAGCCTATTGCGAGGGCTGCGAAATCTGTGCGCGGGCCTGTCCGGTCAGGGCCTTGCCCTTTGGCGCGCCCGATTTCGGGGAAGAGGTGACGAAAGGTTCGCCCTCGACCTGGCGGGGGGTGCGCAAATGGTCGTCGGATGCGGAGGCCTGTTTCGGCTATTGGGCGAAGCTGAAAACGGATTGCGCGATCTGCATGCGCGTCTGCCCCTTTGCGCGACCGGTGAGGGGGCTGTCCGCGCGCCTGTGGCGGGGGCTGGCCATGGGGCGGTTCGGGCCGTCGGGGCGCAGGCTTGCCCGGATCTGGGAGCGTCGGCGCGGCGTCGCGCGGCGTGCGAAACCGGCCGAATGGTGGGCCGGTCACCGCCGGTGA
- the zwf gene encoding glucose-6-phosphate dehydrogenase yields the protein MVSRVIPVDPFDLVIFGATGDLARRKILPGLYRRFCDGQMPPEARIIGAARTEQDNAAFAEQVAEAIETFLPAQKRDAKGLAAFLERLSYVAVDAHGDAGWEDLRAAMRENVVQAFYFSVAPGLFGALAERLHHFEIARKDARIVVEKPFGRDLETARALNATLATHFDEAQIYRIDHYLGKETVQNLMAVRFGNTLFEPLWNAQYVDHVQITVAEEVGVGGRGAYYDKSGAMRDMVQNHLMQLLCLTAMEPPARFEPDAVRDEKLKVIRALDPVAPIDIVRGQYKAAGGHAGYLEDVEAEVSRTESFIAMKLHVANWRWNRTPFYLRTGKRLRARKSEIVIHFKETPHSIFDADAGNRANVLSIRLQPDEGIDLRVTIKEPGPGGMRLIDVPLDMSFADALGPEVADVPDAYERLIMDVIRGNQTLFMRGDEVEAAWGWTDPIIAGWEARGDRPVPYHAGSSGPEEAAILMHRDNRRWREI from the coding sequence ATGGTATCGCGTGTCATTCCGGTCGATCCGTTCGACCTTGTCATCTTTGGGGCCACGGGCGACCTGGCGCGGCGCAAGATCCTGCCGGGGCTGTACCGGCGGTTCTGCGACGGGCAGATGCCGCCCGAGGCGCGGATCATCGGCGCGGCCCGGACCGAACAGGATAATGCGGCCTTTGCCGAGCAGGTGGCCGAGGCGATCGAGACCTTTTTGCCGGCGCAAAAGCGGGATGCGAAGGGGCTTGCGGCCTTTCTGGAGCGGTTGAGCTATGTGGCGGTCGATGCCCATGGCGATGCGGGTTGGGAAGATCTGCGCGCCGCGATGCGCGAGAACGTGGTGCAGGCCTTTTATTTCTCGGTCGCGCCGGGGCTTTTCGGGGCCTTGGCCGAGCGGCTGCACCATTTCGAGATCGCGCGGAAGGACGCGCGCATCGTGGTGGAAAAGCCCTTTGGCCGCGATCTGGAGACGGCGCGCGCGCTGAACGCGACGCTGGCCACCCATTTCGACGAAGCCCAGATCTATCGCATTGACCATTACCTCGGGAAAGAGACGGTCCAGAACCTGATGGCGGTGCGGTTCGGCAATACGTTGTTCGAGCCGCTGTGGAACGCGCAATACGTGGATCACGTGCAGATCACGGTGGCCGAGGAGGTGGGCGTGGGCGGGCGCGGGGCCTATTACGACAAATCCGGGGCCATGCGGGACATGGTGCAGAACCACCTGATGCAGCTGTTGTGCCTGACCGCGATGGAGCCGCCCGCGCGCTTCGAACCCGATGCGGTGCGCGACGAGAAGCTGAAGGTCATTCGCGCGCTCGATCCGGTCGCGCCCATCGACATCGTGCGGGGCCAATACAAGGCGGCGGGTGGTCATGCGGGTTACCTGGAGGATGTGGAGGCGGAGGTGAGCCGCACCGAAAGTTTCATCGCCATGAAGCTGCATGTCGCCAATTGGCGCTGGAACCGGACGCCGTTCTACCTGCGCACGGGCAAGCGGCTGCGCGCGCGGAAATCCGAGATCGTCATCCATTTCAAGGAGACGCCGCATTCGATTTTCGATGCGGATGCGGGAAACCGCGCCAATGTGCTGTCGATCCGGCTGCAACCCGACGAGGGGATCGATCTGCGCGTGACGATCAAGGAGCCGGGGCCGGGGGGCATGCGCCTGATCGACGTGCCGCTCGACATGAGTTTCGCCGATGCGCTGGGACCGGAAGTGGCCGATGTGCCCGATGCCTATGAGCGGCTGATCATGGATGTGATCCGGGGCAACCAGACGCTGTTCATGCGCGGCGACGAGGTGGAGGCGGCCTGGGGCTGGACCGACCCGATCATCGCGGGATGGGAGGCGCGGGGCGACCGGCCCGTGCCCTATCACGCGGGCAGTTCGGGGCCGGAAGAAGCCGCGATCCTGATGCATCGCGACAACCGCCGCTGGCGGGAGATCTGA
- the pgl gene encoding 6-phosphogluconolactonase: MELIEYPDRDLLSLGLADRLTADLAEALRLNERASFSVPGGTTPGPVFDLLSEQALDWDRVSVVLNDERWVPEDSPRSNTGLLRKRLLVSKASAATLIPLYAPAAQPEDKIAELAEGLVPHLPLSVVLLGMGADMHTASLFPGADNLEAALAEDAPPLMAMRAEGAGEPRITLTAPVLKGALSLHILITGAEKRAALERAQHLSATQAPVRAVLGQAVVHWAE, from the coding sequence ATGGAGCTGATCGAATATCCCGACCGCGACCTGTTGAGCTTGGGTCTGGCCGACCGGCTGACCGCCGATCTGGCCGAAGCCTTGCGGTTGAACGAACGGGCGAGTTTCAGCGTGCCGGGGGGCACGACACCCGGGCCGGTGTTCGATCTGTTGAGCGAGCAGGCGCTCGATTGGGACCGGGTGTCGGTGGTGTTGAACGACGAGCGGTGGGTGCCCGAGGACAGCCCCCGGTCGAACACGGGGCTGCTGCGCAAAAGGCTATTGGTGTCAAAGGCATCGGCGGCGACGTTGATCCCGCTTTACGCGCCCGCCGCACAGCCCGAGGACAAGATCGCGGAGCTGGCCGAGGGGCTGGTGCCGCATTTGCCGCTGTCGGTCGTGCTGCTCGGGATGGGGGCGGATATGCATACCGCGAGCCTCTTTCCCGGTGCCGACAATCTTGAGGCGGCGCTGGCCGAGGATGCGCCGCCCCTGATGGCGATGCGGGCCGAGGGCGCGGGCGAGCCGCGCATCACGCTGACGGCCCCCGTGCTGAAGGGCGCGTTGAGCCTGCATATCCTGATCACGGGGGCGGAGAAGCGCGCGGCCCTGGAACGGGCGCAGCATCTGTCCGCGACGCAAGCGCCGGTGCGCGCCGTGCTGGGGCAGGCCGTGGTGCATTGGGCGGAGTGA
- the pgi gene encoding glucose-6-phosphate isomerase — MDAIWNDLKALAAGVEGRSLVSLFEDDSRAARFSRRMDDMLFDFSKTQIDDTVLARLIDLARAAGVEARREAMFSGDKINETEGRAVLHTALRAESGPIRVDGQDVMPGVLETRARMAAFADKIRAGEIKGAGGRYSDVVNIGIGGSDLGPAMATLALAPWHDGPRVHYVSNVDGAHIHDVLKGLDPARTLVIVASKTFTTIETMTNAQTARDWMGRAVADPAKQFVALSSAVDLTSAFGIDPERVFGFEDWVGGRYSLWGPIGLGLMLAVGPERFGEFLQGAREMDDHFRAAELDENLPVLLALVGIWHAQVQGHATRTVLPYDQRLSRLPAYLQQLEMESNGKRVAMDGSDLALPSGPVVWGEPGTNGQHAFYQLIHQGTRVVPCEFLVAAEGHEPELAHHHRLLVANCLAQSEALMRGRSLAEARAIMAAKGLEGAELERQARHRVFPGNRPSTTLIYPKLTPAMLGRIIALYEHRVFVEGVILGINSFDQWGVELGKELAKSLEPVLSGASDGRGKDGSTLALVAFARGEG; from the coding sequence ATGGACGCGATCTGGAATGATCTCAAGGCTTTGGCGGCGGGTGTCGAGGGGCGGAGCCTTGTCTCGCTGTTCGAGGATGACAGCCGCGCTGCGCGGTTTTCGCGGCGCATGGACGACATGCTGTTCGATTTTTCCAAGACGCAGATCGACGATACGGTTCTGGCGCGGCTGATCGATCTGGCGCGGGCGGCGGGTGTCGAGGCGCGGCGCGAGGCGATGTTTTCGGGCGACAAGATCAACGAGACCGAGGGGCGCGCGGTGCTGCATACGGCGCTGAGGGCCGAGAGCGGTCCGATCCGCGTCGATGGTCAGGACGTGATGCCGGGGGTTTTGGAAACGCGGGCGCGGATGGCGGCATTCGCCGACAAGATCCGGGCGGGCGAGATCAAAGGCGCGGGTGGGCGCTATAGCGATGTGGTCAATATCGGGATCGGGGGATCGGATCTGGGCCCTGCGATGGCGACGCTGGCGCTGGCGCCTTGGCATGACGGGCCGAGGGTGCATTACGTCTCGAACGTGGACGGGGCGCATATCCATGACGTGCTGAAGGGGCTGGACCCTGCGCGCACGCTGGTGATCGTCGCCTCCAAGACCTTTACCACGATCGAGACGATGACCAATGCCCAGACGGCGCGGGATTGGATGGGGCGCGCTGTGGCCGATCCGGCCAAGCAATTCGTGGCGCTGTCGAGTGCCGTCGATCTGACGAGCGCCTTTGGCATCGACCCCGAGCGGGTCTTTGGTTTCGAGGATTGGGTGGGCGGACGCTATTCGCTGTGGGGGCCCATCGGCCTGGGGCTGATGCTGGCGGTCGGGCCGGAAAGGTTCGGGGAATTCCTGCAGGGCGCGCGCGAGATGGACGACCATTTCCGGGCTGCGGAGTTGGACGAGAACCTGCCCGTGCTGCTGGCGCTGGTGGGGATCTGGCATGCGCAGGTGCAGGGCCATGCGACCCGCACGGTGCTGCCCTATGATCAGCGGCTGTCGCGGCTGCCCGCCTATCTTCAGCAGCTGGAGATGGAGAGCAACGGCAAGCGCGTGGCGATGGATGGGAGCGATCTGGCGCTACCCTCGGGGCCGGTTGTCTGGGGCGAGCCGGGGACGAACGGGCAGCATGCGTTCTATCAGTTGATCCACCAGGGCACGCGGGTGGTGCCCTGCGAGTTCCTTGTCGCCGCCGAAGGCCATGAGCCGGAACTGGCGCATCATCACCGGCTGCTGGTCGCCAATTGCCTGGCGCAATCGGAAGCCTTGATGCGGGGTCGGAGCCTTGCGGAGGCGCGCGCGATCATGGCCGCAAAGGGGCTTGAGGGGGCGGAGCTGGAGCGGCAGGCGCGCCACCGGGTCTTTCCGGGCAACAGGCCCTCGACCACGCTGATCTATCCCAAGCTCACGCCTGCGATGCTGGGGCGGATCATCGCGCTTTACGAGCATCGGGTCTTTGTCGAGGGGGTTATCCTTGGCATCAATTCCTTTGACCAATGGGGGGTCGAGCTGGGCAAGGAATTGGCGAAGTCGCTCGAGCCGGTTCTGTCGGGGGCAAGCGATGGCCGTGGCAAGGACGGCTCCACGCTGGCGCTTGTCGCCTTTGCGCGGGGGGAGGGCTGA
- a CDS encoding acyl-CoA thioesterase: MDLRYHTPLDAPALRAQGIPAPWGFGLADRVRFGEIDALGHVNNTAYLRWFESFRLPYLSARHVTDYGPDSPRLVLKHASCDYLAEMVQAMDYVVTGRTRAFRTTSFTMDYAVWLPDPAGARQTAAGSAIIVLLDRHGNGRHKIPVEARDALQNLDGAVPESA, encoded by the coding sequence ATGGATCTGCGCTATCACACCCCCCTCGATGCCCCGGCGCTGCGCGCACAGGGCATCCCCGCGCCTTGGGGCTTCGGCCTCGCCGACCGCGTCCGCTTCGGCGAGATCGACGCGCTGGGTCACGTCAACAACACCGCCTATCTGCGCTGGTTCGAAAGCTTCCGCCTGCCCTATCTCTCGGCGCGCCATGTCACCGATTACGGCCCCGACAGCCCGCGCCTTGTCCTCAAACACGCCAGCTGCGACTACCTGGCCGAGATGGTTCAGGCGATGGATTACGTGGTCACGGGCCGCACGCGGGCCTTTCGCACCACGTCTTTCACCATGGATTACGCCGTCTGGCTCCCCGATCCCGCAGGCGCGCGCCAGACCGCGGCGGGCAGCGCGATCATCGTGCTCCTCGACCGCCACGGAAACGGCCGCCACAAGATCCCCGTGGAAGCCCGCGACGCCCTCCAAAATCTCGACGGCGCCGTCCCTGAAAGCGCCTGA
- a CDS encoding AbrB family transcriptional regulator yields MGRAIFETLVTLAIGAAGAVLFWLIGFPAAVLTGPAAAVSVATLMGVPTLMPARLRDGVFLVIGVTIGSTVTPEVIATALSWPVSLAVLVATLVAVIVVAQRALVALFGYDKMTALLCATPGHLSYVLTLSTELGADVPRVALVQTVRVLLLTLAVPVLIALWGVEGQAYLTDYGAISPLALALTFPAALALGWVFLRLHVPAALVLGGMAVSAIGHGSGLTPGVIPAWLQIGAFLCMGVLIGTRFRGFDPRGVWGALGAGIVTTLVACAVASVGAVVASWIIGLPAAALLLAFAPGGVEVMAAIAVETGLEPALVAAHHVFRLLVLTVLVPVMIARARRGGIGPLGSS; encoded by the coding sequence ATGGGCAGGGCGATCTTCGAGACATTGGTGACGCTGGCGATCGGGGCGGCGGGGGCGGTCCTGTTCTGGCTGATCGGCTTTCCGGCGGCGGTTCTGACGGGACCTGCGGCGGCGGTGTCGGTGGCGACGCTGATGGGGGTGCCGACGCTGATGCCCGCGCGGCTGCGCGACGGGGTTTTCCTGGTGATCGGGGTGACGATCGGGAGCACGGTGACGCCCGAGGTGATCGCCACCGCCTTGAGCTGGCCCGTGTCCTTGGCGGTTCTGGTGGCGACGCTGGTTGCGGTGATCGTGGTGGCGCAGCGGGCGCTTGTGGCGCTCTTTGGCTATGACAAGATGACGGCGCTGTTGTGCGCGACGCCCGGGCATCTGAGTTACGTGCTGACGCTGTCGACCGAGCTTGGGGCGGATGTGCCGCGCGTGGCGCTGGTGCAGACGGTCAGGGTCTTGCTGCTGACGCTGGCGGTGCCGGTTCTGATCGCGCTCTGGGGGGTGGAGGGGCAGGCCTATCTGACCGATTACGGGGCGATTTCCCCGCTGGCGCTGGCGCTGACATTCCCGGCGGCGCTGGCGCTTGGCTGGGTGTTCTTGCGGCTTCATGTGCCTGCGGCGCTGGTGCTGGGGGGGATGGCGGTATCGGCCATCGGGCATGGCAGCGGGTTGACCCCCGGTGTGATCCCGGCCTGGCTGCAGATCGGGGCGTTTTTGTGCATGGGCGTTCTGATCGGGACGCGGTTTCGCGGCTTTGACCCGAGGGGGGTCTGGGGCGCGCTGGGGGCGGGGATCGTGACGACGCTGGTTGCTTGTGCCGTGGCCTCGGTCGGGGCGGTGGTGGCGTCCTGGATCATCGGATTGCCTGCGGCGGCGCTGTTGCTGGCCTTTGCCCCCGGCGGGGTGGAGGTGATGGCGGCGATCGCGGTGGAAACCGGGCTCGAGCCTGCGCTGGTGGCGGCTCATCACGTGTTCCGCCTGCTGGTTCTGACGGTGCTGGTGCCGGTGATGATCGCAAGGGCGCGGCGCGGGGGGATCGGGCCGCTTGGGTCCTCGTGA
- a CDS encoding ASKHA domain-containing protein: MTIDPLVIFTPSGKRGHFPVGTPILTAARQLGVDLDSVCGGRGICSKCQIAPSYGDFPKHGVTVREGALSDWNAVEDRYDRVRGLKPGRRLGCQATVQGDIVVDVPPESQVHRQVVRKAASTRAITMDPATRLVLVEVVEPDMHEPSGDFERLQAALRDQWQIDSVTAPLSVLQKLQPALRKGNWQVSVALHQPAHSDSFQILDVWPGLHEGGLYGLAIDLGSTTIAAHLCDLADGRVLASSGLMNPQIRFGEDLMSRVSYAMMNPGGDREMTQAVQQAIATLATEIAAEGGIDPRLIMETVIVCNPVMHHLLLGIDPVELGQAPFALATSGSLTLSARDIGLTTIAPAAQVYLLPCIAGHVGADAAAVALSEEPDQADQLTLIVDVGTNAEILLGDKTGVLACSSPTGPAFEGAQISAGQRAAPGAIERIEIDPVTKEPRFRVIGCDLWSDDPGFTEATKDTGVTGICGSGIIEAVAEMRMAGLLDASGLIGGPEATGTPRAEPTGRTFAYLVHDATATGGPRITVTQGDIRAIQLAKSALYAGARLLMDKRGVDRVDRVVLAGAFGAHISPKHAMVLGMIPDATLDNVTSAGNAAGHGARIALCNREARQRIERIVRRIDKIETAIEPRFQEHFVNANAIPHATDPFPELAKIAPLPQVAFGASGSAPGGEGGRRRRRG, encoded by the coding sequence ATGACAATCGATCCCCTCGTCATCTTCACGCCCTCGGGCAAGCGCGGCCATTTCCCGGTCGGCACCCCGATCCTGACCGCCGCGCGCCAGCTGGGCGTCGATCTCGACAGCGTCTGCGGCGGGCGCGGCATCTGCTCGAAATGCCAGATCGCCCCCTCCTACGGCGATTTCCCCAAACATGGCGTCACCGTGCGCGAGGGCGCGCTGTCGGACTGGAACGCGGTCGAGGACCGCTATGACCGCGTGCGCGGCCTGAAACCTGGTCGCAGGCTTGGCTGCCAGGCGACCGTCCAGGGCGATATCGTCGTCGATGTCCCCCCCGAAAGCCAGGTCCACCGCCAGGTCGTGCGCAAGGCCGCCTCGACCCGCGCCATCACCATGGACCCCGCCACGCGCCTCGTCCTGGTCGAAGTGGTCGAACCGGACATGCACGAACCCTCGGGCGATTTCGAACGCCTGCAAGCGGCGCTGCGCGACCAATGGCAGATCGACAGCGTGACCGCGCCCCTCAGCGTCCTGCAAAAACTGCAACCCGCACTCCGCAAGGGCAATTGGCAGGTCAGCGTCGCCCTCCACCAGCCCGCGCATTCAGACAGTTTCCAGATCCTCGATGTCTGGCCCGGCCTGCACGAGGGCGGCCTTTACGGCCTCGCCATCGACCTCGGCTCGACCACCATCGCGGCCCATCTGTGCGACCTCGCCGATGGGCGCGTGCTGGCCTCCTCGGGTCTCATGAACCCCCAGATCCGCTTCGGCGAGGATCTGATGAGCCGCGTCAGCTACGCCATGATGAACCCCGGCGGTGACCGGGAAATGACGCAAGCCGTCCAGCAGGCCATCGCCACGCTTGCCACCGAAATCGCCGCCGAAGGCGGGATCGACCCTCGGCTGATCATGGAAACCGTGATCGTCTGCAACCCGGTCATGCACCACCTGCTTCTGGGCATCGACCCCGTCGAACTGGGCCAGGCACCCTTCGCGCTCGCCACCTCGGGCAGCCTGACGCTCTCTGCCCGTGACATCGGCCTCACGACAATCGCGCCCGCGGCCCAAGTCTATCTCCTGCCCTGCATCGCGGGCCATGTGGGGGCCGATGCCGCAGCCGTCGCCCTGTCCGAAGAACCCGATCAGGCCGACCAGCTCACCCTCATCGTCGATGTCGGCACCAATGCCGAAATCCTCCTCGGCGACAAGACAGGCGTTCTCGCCTGTTCCTCGCCCACCGGCCCGGCCTTCGAGGGCGCACAGATCAGCGCGGGCCAACGTGCCGCCCCGGGTGCCATCGAACGGATCGAGATCGACCCCGTGACCAAGGAGCCCCGCTTCCGCGTCATCGGCTGCGATCTGTGGTCCGACGATCCGGGCTTTACGGAGGCCACCAAGGATACCGGCGTCACCGGCATCTGCGGCTCGGGCATCATCGAAGCCGTGGCCGAAATGCGCATGGCGGGCCTTCTCGACGCCTCGGGCCTCATCGGCGGGCCGGAGGCGACCGGCACCCCCCGCGCCGAACCCACGGGCCGCACCTTCGCCTATCTCGTCCATGACGCGACCGCCACGGGCGGCCCCCGCATCACCGTGACCCAGGGCGATATCCGCGCCATCCAGCTGGCCAAATCCGCGCTCTACGCGGGCGCGCGCCTCCTCATGGACAAGCGCGGCGTGGATCGCGTCGACCGCGTCGTCCTCGCGGGTGCCTTCGGGGCCCATATCAGCCCCAAACATGCCATGGTTCTGGGCATGATCCCCGATGCCACGCTCGACAATGTCACGAGCGCGGGCAATGCCGCAGGCCATGGCGCGCGCATCGCGCTCTGCAACCGCGAGGCCCGCCAGCGGATCGAACGGATCGTGCGCCGCATCGACAAGATCGAGACCGCCATCGAACCCCGCTTCCAGGAACATTTCGTCAACGCCAATGCGATCCCGCATGCGACCGACCCTTTCCCGGAACTCGCCAAGATAGCCCCCCTGCCACAGGTGGCCTTCGGGGCCAGCGGCAGCGCACCGGGCGGCGAAGGCGGGCGCAGGCGCCGCCGGGGCTAG
- a CDS encoding N-(5'-phosphoribosyl)anthranilate isomerase, giving the protein MTMLRPVIPLPSAPWVEQVFSAKAVDRGGVVRRSLRWVEAEVGRQVFEAEVRRRGWHLVECNGQLVVFCTRRPIQVLF; this is encoded by the coding sequence ATGACCATGCTGCGCCCCGTCATCCCGCTTCCCTCGGCCCCTTGGGTCGAACAGGTCTTTTCGGCCAAGGCCGTGGATCGGGGCGGTGTCGTGCGCCGCTCGCTCCGCTGGGTGGAGGCCGAGGTGGGCCGGCAGGTTTTCGAGGCCGAGGTGCGCCGCCGGGGCTGGCATCTGGTGGAATGCAACGGCCAATTGGTCGTCTTCTGCACCCGTCGCCCCATCCAGGTTCTGTTCTGA
- a CDS encoding methyltetrahydrofolate cobalamin methyltransferase — translation MTRTVIESQTRTTVIGFDQPFCVIGERINPTGRKILNEELERGDFSRVESDAVAQVEAGATVLDVNSGAVFSNKMGEDARYADNNFVEPMLMPELIRVVQGVTDCPICIDSSVPGALEAGLAVAHGRPLVNSVTGEEERLEIVLPLIKKYNVPVVAISNDDTGISEDPDVRFAVAKKIVERAADFGIPAHDIVVDPLVMPIGAMATAGQQVFTLVRRLREELGVNTTCGASNISFGLPNRHGINNAFLPMAYGAGMTSAIMNPVALPVGPKAIAAKKAEIEAAGIMLPPDMDDETFVKLFGMGSTKPRPGKEMEAIRAANFLMNQDDGGGAWIRFNQDPDAALRGGRAGGRRRRAG, via the coding sequence ATGACCCGCACCGTCATCGAATCGCAGACCCGCACCACCGTGATCGGCTTTGATCAGCCCTTCTGCGTCATCGGCGAACGGATCAATCCCACCGGCCGCAAGATCCTGAACGAGGAACTGGAGCGGGGCGATTTCTCCCGCGTGGAATCCGATGCCGTGGCCCAGGTCGAGGCCGGCGCGACCGTGCTCGACGTGAATTCCGGCGCGGTCTTTTCCAACAAGATGGGCGAAGACGCCCGCTACGCCGACAACAATTTCGTCGAACCCATGCTGATGCCGGAACTCATCCGCGTGGTTCAGGGCGTCACCGATTGCCCGATCTGCATCGACAGCTCGGTCCCCGGCGCGCTCGAGGCGGGGCTCGCCGTCGCCCATGGCCGTCCGCTCGTCAATTCCGTGACCGGCGAGGAGGAACGCCTCGAAATCGTCCTGCCCCTGATCAAGAAATACAACGTCCCCGTCGTGGCCATCTCGAACGACGACACCGGCATTTCCGAAGATCCCGATGTCCGCTTCGCCGTGGCCAAAAAGATCGTCGAACGCGCCGCCGATTTCGGCATTCCCGCCCATGACATCGTCGTCGACCCGCTCGTCATGCCCATCGGGGCCATGGCAACGGCAGGCCAGCAGGTCTTCACCCTCGTGCGCCGCCTGCGCGAGGAATTGGGCGTGAACACCACCTGCGGGGCCTCCAACATCTCCTTCGGCCTGCCCAACCGCCACGGCATCAACAACGCCTTCCTGCCCATGGCCTATGGCGCGGGCATGACGAGCGCGATCATGAACCCCGTGGCGCTCCCCGTCGGCCCCAAGGCCATCGCCGCCAAGAAGGCCGAGATCGAGGCGGCAGGCATCATGCTGCCCCCCGACATGGACGACGAGACCTTCGTCAAGCTCTTCGGCATGGGCTCCACCAAACCCCGCCCCGGCAAGGAGATGGAGGCGATCCGCGCCGCCAATTTCCTGATGAACCAGGATGATGGCGGCGGCGCCTGGATCAGGTTCAACCAGGACCCCGACGCGGCGCTGCGCGGCGGGCGCGCGGGCGGACGGCGGCGGCGCGCCGGGTGA
- a CDS encoding methylenetetrahydrofolate reductase produces the protein MALLKFRSRDTAPTPAGLADLLSGYSIEVMPRTAEKVEDFRSLLPAGTRVYIAHIDGTPFEDMLATARRLRAEGFEPMPHFPARSIADRATLADMVARYRGEADVKQALLLAGGIASPRGPFHSSMQLLETGLFDGFTRLHVAGHPEGNRDIDPDGGEAEVMAALSWKQDFADRSDAAFAIATQFAFEAPPVLAWADRLAANGITMPIHLGIAGPAKLQTLIKFAIACGVGASLSVLQKRARDVSKLLLPFEPDEILTDLARARAEGRGKNIQSIHFFPLGGIKTNAEWATAHGGTAPAPQI, from the coding sequence ATGGCACTTCTCAAATTCCGCTCACGCGACACGGCCCCCACCCCTGCGGGCCTGGCCGATCTCTTGTCGGGCTATTCGATCGAGGTCATGCCGCGCACCGCCGAAAAGGTGGAGGATTTCCGCAGCCTCCTGCCCGCCGGCACAAGGGTCTATATCGCCCATATCGACGGCACGCCCTTCGAGGACATGCTCGCCACCGCCCGCCGCCTGCGCGCCGAGGGCTTCGAGCCGATGCCGCATTTCCCCGCCCGCTCCATCGCGGACCGCGCCACGCTCGCCGACATGGTCGCCCGCTACCGGGGCGAGGCGGATGTGAAACAGGCGCTCCTCCTCGCAGGCGGCATCGCGAGCCCCCGCGGGCCGTTCCACTCCTCCATGCAGCTTCTGGAAACGGGTCTCTTCGACGGCTTCACCCGCCTCCATGTCGCAGGCCACCCCGAGGGCAACCGCGACATCGATCCCGACGGCGGCGAGGCCGAGGTGATGGCGGCGCTCAGCTGGAAACAGGATTTCGCCGACCGTTCCGATGCCGCCTTCGCCATCGCCACCCAATTCGCCTTCGAAGCGCCCCCCGTTCTGGCCTGGGCCGACAGGCTTGCCGCCAATGGCATCACCATGCCGATCCATCTGGGCATCGCGGGGCCCGCGAAACTCCAGACGCTCATCAAATTCGCCATCGCCTGCGGTGTCGGCGCCTCGCTCTCGGTCCTGCAAAAACGTGCCCGCGACGTGTCGAAACTGCTCCTGCCCTTCGAGCCGGACGAGATCCTGACCGATCTGGCCCGCGCCCGCGCCGAAGGCCGGGGCAAGAACATCCAGTCGATCCATTTCTTCCCCCTTGGCGGCATCAAGACCAATGCCGAATGGGCCACGGCCCATGGCGGCACCGCGCCCGCGCCCCAAATCTGA